One window from the genome of Candidatus Hadarchaeales archaeon encodes:
- a CDS encoding 4Fe-4S binding protein, which yields MQVELCGLKLVNPIIAGAGPFGKNAEMMSRAAEGGAAAVVTQTIKVESCKMPRPYLAKTRDNLLSADGWSEIRAEIWIKEELKKAKKIGLPLIASVGGEPEEIEKLAGEIAGAGADAIEISARHSGKNPSKVAEAVKAAKSSANIPVFVKVGMYDKGPLEMAISSKKAGADGIVCMDALWPALEADIEVAMPAIGTAEGAGLLSGPAIKPLALYWTAKIAKNVSIPIIGCGGISSGRDAIEFIQAGASAVQICTAAIFRGPKVFGIIADEILKFLRTKNYSLEEVRGKLLGRLPDWPHLETKPPEIIATRCNSCGICVQQCPSSAMWTSARGIRIDLSRCDGCGLCVSVCPSRALRW from the coding sequence TTGCAAGTAGAATTGTGTGGGTTAAAGCTTGTTAATCCAATAATTGCAGGAGCTGGTCCGTTTGGTAAAAATGCGGAAATGATGAGCAGAGCAGCTGAAGGAGGAGCAGCTGCGGTGGTCACGCAGACAATCAAAGTGGAATCGTGCAAAATGCCGCGTCCCTATCTAGCTAAAACTAGAGATAACCTTTTGAGCGCAGATGGATGGTCTGAGATCCGAGCCGAGATCTGGATAAAAGAAGAATTGAAAAAAGCAAAAAAGATCGGTCTTCCGCTAATTGCCAGTGTAGGTGGTGAGCCAGAAGAAATAGAAAAACTTGCTGGAGAAATCGCTGGAGCAGGAGCCGACGCCATAGAAATCTCGGCCAGACATTCTGGAAAAAATCCATCAAAGGTGGCCGAAGCTGTGAAAGCTGCAAAAAGTTCTGCCAATATCCCCGTTTTCGTTAAAGTAGGGATGTACGATAAAGGTCCGCTGGAAATGGCAATCAGTTCAAAAAAGGCTGGAGCAGACGGAATAGTTTGCATGGATGCGCTCTGGCCAGCCTTGGAGGCTGATATCGAAGTTGCCATGCCAGCTATCGGAACTGCAGAAGGAGCGGGTCTTCTATCGGGTCCGGCAATTAAACCATTGGCGCTTTATTGGACAGCGAAAATCGCCAAGAATGTTTCGATTCCAATAATAGGCTGCGGAGGAATTTCGTCCGGGAGAGATGCAATAGAATTTATCCAGGCTGGAGCTTCTGCGGTGCAAATATGCACGGCGGCAATCTTTCGAGGACCGAAAGTTTTCGGAATAATCGCGGACGAGATATTGAAGTTTCTCAGGACAAAAAACTATTCTTTAGAAGAGGTTAGAGGAAAACTTCTCGGTCGCTTACCGGACTGGCCTCATTTGGAAACTAAACCACCAGAAATCATAGCCACAAGATGTAATTCTTGTGGGATATGCGTGCAGCAGTGCCCGTCTTCCGCGATGTGGACCTCAGCCCGAGGAATTAGAATAGATTTGTCAAGATGTGACGGATGTGGTTTATGCGTTTCTGTTTGTCCTTCTAGAGCTCTCAGGTGGTAA
- a CDS encoding DUF367 family protein, producing the protein MKTRVLKHDTLDEIRLIVLHLEECDPKRCSARKLKQAGFAEIVKRAGELPPGILLDPTSERALSREDLPTAERFGIIAIDCSWKKLKGFSRLWKGRHPRSLPYLVAANPINYGRPTILSTAEAFAAALYILGKPELSEKIMRIFKWGPVFIELNKERLEAYMRAGTSEEIVKIQEHFMEMERSRLLNKSLLKDMNQSP; encoded by the coding sequence ATGAAAACGAGAGTATTAAAACATGACACGTTGGATGAAATTAGACTGATAGTCCTTCATCTTGAAGAATGTGATCCTAAACGATGTTCCGCTAGGAAGTTAAAGCAGGCAGGTTTTGCTGAAATCGTGAAACGTGCGGGCGAACTTCCCCCTGGGATTCTTTTGGATCCAACCTCAGAGAGAGCTCTCTCAAGAGAAGATCTGCCAACGGCCGAAAGATTCGGAATAATCGCCATTGACTGCTCTTGGAAAAAGTTAAAGGGGTTTTCGAGACTGTGGAAAGGAAGACATCCCCGATCGTTGCCCTATTTGGTAGCGGCAAACCCCATCAACTACGGTAGACCGACAATTCTCAGCACTGCTGAAGCTTTCGCGGCAGCACTTTACATACTCGGCAAACCAGAACTATCGGAAAAAATAATGAGAATCTTCAAATGGGGGCCTGTCTTCATCGAACTTAATAAAGAGCGGCTAGAAGCCTACATGCGGGCGGGTACGAGCGAGGAAATAGTCAAAATCCAGGAGCATTTTATGGAGATGGAAAGATCCCGTTTGTTAAACAAAAGCTTATTAAAAGACATGAACCAGTCACCATAA
- a CDS encoding preprotein translocase subunit Sec61beta: MRERERMPASRAGLIRYFEEEGFGIKIDPKKMIYFTIGFIIFMIGLHIFGPAI; encoded by the coding sequence ATGAGAGAAAGGGAAAGAATGCCTGCAAGCAGGGCCGGGTTGATAAGATATTTTGAGGAGGAAGGTTTCGGAATAAAGATTGACCCGAAGAAAATGATTTATTTCACGATTGGTTTCATAATCTTCATGATTGGACTTCACATCTTCGGACCGGCGATTTAA
- a CDS encoding M48 family metalloprotease — translation MSGTVRTALLMSILTGLLLAIGWIVGYLTGLSISSTLTFAFMLAIALNLFMYFYADKWVLSMYRAKVVSEEEHPVLHKIVERLAKNAGIPKPKIAIVPSDVPNAFATGRSPSHSVVAVTRGALDLLSEEELEGVLAHEVAHVKNRDMLINTIAAIIGAAITYVFYFAFLAGGRREQKGSPLFLLLLPIIPFAAMLVRLAISRGREYEADAAGASISKKPLALARALRKIQESVIRRPLDHGNPSTTHLFIVNPFRGVSLASLFSTHPPTEERIKRLEWMAKIGNY, via the coding sequence ATGAGCGGAACAGTACGGACAGCCCTGCTGATGAGTATTCTGACGGGGCTTCTGCTTGCAATCGGCTGGATAGTGGGTTACTTGACAGGCTTGTCGATTAGCAGCACTCTTACCTTCGCCTTCATGCTAGCGATAGCGCTAAACTTGTTCATGTATTTCTATGCAGATAAGTGGGTGCTTTCTATGTACCGCGCCAAGGTGGTTAGTGAGGAGGAACACCCGGTGCTCCATAAGATAGTAGAACGTTTGGCTAAGAATGCTGGAATTCCGAAACCAAAGATCGCCATTGTTCCGTCAGATGTTCCGAACGCTTTTGCAACCGGAAGATCACCCTCTCACTCCGTTGTCGCGGTTACAAGAGGAGCCCTCGACCTTCTGTCAGAAGAAGAACTTGAAGGAGTCCTTGCCCATGAAGTCGCCCATGTGAAAAACCGGGACATGTTGATCAACACGATTGCGGCTATAATCGGAGCGGCAATAACATACGTGTTTTATTTCGCCTTCTTGGCTGGTGGGCGACGGGAACAGAAGGGATCTCCGTTGTTTCTACTGCTTCTCCCCATCATTCCTTTCGCTGCTATGCTCGTCAGGCTTGCTATCTCTCGGGGTAGAGAATATGAGGCAGATGCCGCCGGTGCCTCGATTTCTAAAAAACCGCTAGCTTTAGCGAGAGCCCTGAGAAAGATTCAAGAAAGCGTTATTAGGCGTCCGTTAGATCATGGAAATCCATCGACCACCCATCTCTTCATTGTGAATCCATTCCGTGGTGTTTCATTGGCCTCTCTCTTCTCAACCCATCCGCCAACAGAGGAGCGTATAAAAAGATTAGAGTGGATGGCAAAAATTGGGAATTATTAA
- a CDS encoding NAD(P)-dependent glycerol-1-phosphate dehydrogenase: MKEPKRIQLAREIWVGRAVLEKIPEVCQALDLHGEALIVADKTTYDIAGRTVERKLREAGIKPSVSLISDANSEVVEKVRKSSKGVSFFVGVGGGKSIDVAKLASFYEGKPFISVPTAASHDGIASSRASVRDNGSPVSIQAHAPIAIIADTAIIKKAPYRLLASGCGDLVANITAVRDWQLARDFKGEPYSEYAATLSIVSAELIIANAKVIKRYTEESVRKVVKSLISSGVAMAIAGSSRPASGSEHLFSHALDMVAPKPALHGEQCGVGAIMMSYLQGGDWEIIRNALKTIGAPTTAKELGIPPKYIVKALTIAHKIRPERYTVLGGGLGRKEAERLAKITGVI; this comes from the coding sequence ATGAAAGAACCTAAACGCATACAACTAGCTAGGGAAATTTGGGTTGGTCGTGCTGTTCTTGAAAAGATCCCCGAGGTTTGTCAAGCTCTCGACCTGCATGGTGAGGCTCTGATAGTGGCTGACAAAACAACGTATGATATCGCCGGTCGGACGGTGGAAAGAAAACTGCGCGAAGCCGGTATAAAACCATCGGTTTCCCTGATATCAGATGCAAACTCGGAGGTTGTGGAGAAAGTTAGAAAGTCTTCAAAGGGCGTTTCTTTCTTCGTGGGAGTAGGGGGTGGAAAATCCATCGACGTAGCAAAGTTGGCCTCATTCTATGAGGGAAAACCATTCATTTCAGTTCCAACGGCAGCTTCGCATGACGGAATTGCTTCCTCGCGGGCATCCGTAAGAGATAACGGATCACCGGTTTCAATTCAGGCGCACGCACCAATCGCGATAATCGCAGACACAGCAATCATCAAAAAAGCCCCTTACAGATTGCTTGCCTCCGGTTGTGGGGATTTAGTTGCCAACATAACAGCTGTCAGGGATTGGCAACTCGCTCGAGACTTCAAAGGTGAGCCTTACAGTGAATATGCAGCAACCCTTTCCATTGTCAGCGCGGAGCTAATAATCGCAAACGCGAAGGTGATTAAGCGATACACAGAAGAAAGCGTGAGAAAAGTCGTTAAATCTTTGATATCAAGTGGAGTTGCCATGGCAATTGCCGGAAGCAGCAGGCCGGCCAGCGGTTCGGAACATCTTTTTAGTCACGCTCTCGACATGGTTGCTCCTAAACCAGCTCTCCATGGCGAGCAATGCGGCGTTGGTGCGATAATGATGTCATATCTTCAAGGTGGAGATTGGGAGATCATAAGAAATGCTCTAAAAACAATCGGAGCTCCGACCACGGCCAAAGAATTAGGTATACCTCCGAAATACATTGTCAAAGCTTTGACAATTGCCCACAAAATTCGTCCTGAGAGATACACCGTGCTCGGCGGCGGACTTGGCAGAAAAGAAGCGGAGCGGCTGGCAAAAATCACCGGCGTCATTTAG